The genomic interval GGGCGAAAGCAGAGCAAGCTTGGGCTGATTTGGCGCATACGTCTCCAGCCACGCTAAAGCGGTTTTGGGCTGGGATTGCGATCGCTTCTTCTAGTTTTCGGGCTATCTGCAAGGCGGTTGGGATTGAAGATTGGGAGGCGATCGTAGAGTTTGAGGATAACTCAGAATTCCCGTCGCAAATCAGCGGAAAAAGACTATCCTTTGCGATTGCAGTCACCATCGAAGAGATCGATAAACACAAGCTGGACGCAATTGTTGCGCTGCTGAACCAGATAGGTAGAGATACATCAATAGGGTTTGTGGAAATCGACGACGGCAGCATCAGACTAATTTTAGGTGGCTCAGAAGATGCGCTCAATCGAGTTGAGGAGCTATTTCAGTCTGGAGAGTTAG from Candidatus Obscuribacterales bacterium carries:
- a CDS encoding pentapeptide repeat-containing protein: MDKARCKKGWAKAEQAWADLAHTSPATLKRFWAGIAIASSSFRAICKAVGIEDWEAIVEFEDNSEFPSQISGKRLSFAIAVTIEEIDKHKLDAIVALLNQIGRDTSIGFVEIDDGSIRLILGGSEDALNRVEELFQSGELAEIEGIEVQDVHFLQKAEQVALLRKNGGEAQNLMRADLRGANLNCAELRGANLNRAILSFAILRCANLSDANLSGADLSRAYLSGAYLSHANLNHANLNHAKLSDAYLSG